Proteins from one Thioflavicoccus mobilis 8321 genomic window:
- a CDS encoding nucleotidyltransferase domain-containing protein — translation MNKSVEQAARVFLQRVRERYDLSDAWLFGSQARQAATVDSDADIAVLLRGAQRARGARADAAVDMAGIAFDVMLETGVLIDPLPLWEDEWAHPEHFENPALIANIHRDGMRL, via the coding sequence ATGAATAAGAGCGTCGAGCAGGCTGCACGTGTCTTTCTGCAACGGGTCCGCGAACGCTACGATTTGAGCGACGCCTGGCTCTTCGGCAGTCAAGCGAGACAGGCGGCTACCGTCGATAGCGATGCCGACATTGCCGTGCTCTTGCGGGGCGCGCAGCGTGCTCGCGGCGCCCGTGCCGATGCCGCCGTGGACATGGCCGGAATCGCCTTCGACGTGATGCTCGAGACCGGTGTGCTCATCGATCCCTTGCCCCTGTGGGAAGACGAGTGGGCGCACCCTGAGCACTTCGAAAATCCGGCGCTCATCGCCAACATCCATCGCGACGGGATGCGCCTGTGA
- a CDS encoding DNA methyltransferase, which yields MAKSKSAKPTKLTVETFKHEEATRTNIPTAEYQSVMREDEKQPIPVTYRRGRSEGEAAGDDALAGEKARRNRDLDPQLVWRGKDQQDWSDLVVQAPPLYIQEKVNPKVIIDDLRAVAGGRRSVAGSEGETGDRSPSAGHQLDLFADFNGLPEEADRTDFYRHEGHWSNRLILGDSLQVMASLAEREGLRGKVQCIYLDPPYGIKFNSNFQWSTTSRDVKDGNPDHITREPEQVKAFRDTWRDGIHSYLTYLRDRLTVARDLLTESGSIFVQIGDENVHRVRALMDEVFGDSNFVSLIQFSKTSSASSELMPGVADYVLWYARQIDRMKYRPVFRLKRPGEEGASKYDAVEDARGVRRLMTTAERQNPELVPPDSRVYTIDQLTSQRPPGSDPFAFQGQTFVPVTGYWKTSVAGLKRLAAANRVVKAGNRVRYVRYLDDFSVFTLTNMWTDTGSVQSRSDPKIYVVQSATGVIQRCILMSTDPGDLVLDPTCGSGTTAYVAEQWGRRWITIDTSRVALALARARIMGARYPYYLLADSRAGQLKEAELRGGRWPAAGGQQEPGRPLTTDHKSLKHGFVYERVPHITLKSIANNAEIDVIWEDYERRLTPLREQISRLLADHRSPITDHRLEEWEIPREAPPDWPPATEPLITAFWRERIERQKAIDASIAAKADFEYLYDKPYEDKKTVRVAGPFTVESLSPHRVLGLDEDDELIDPVAESQDGYGEERDFVSMILENLKTAGVQQAHKEDRIDFTALTPWPGDFICAEGRFSGDQWPVIGDRQGPSPTTDHQQPTTGPGDQWPVVGGRQDPSPATGHQPPTTRPGDQWPVGGGRQDPSPATGHQPPTTRPGDQWPVIGGRQDPSPATGHQPPNTGPGDQWPVIGGRQDPSPTTDHQQPTTEKRAAIFIGPEFGTVSRLDLVEAAREAGDAGFDLLIACAFNYDAHSSEFAKLGRIPVLKARMNADLHMAEDLKNTGKGNLFVVFGEPDISVVSGRWLVTRGGRMVVDYERVAELSGLGSLEAINGAGRDGLSALLELSTGGTIRSDQPGPAGGDLGAGQHRGGGGALGDGGIPPVPGLRERLPSRDGDVSAAGESSGAGPKGASHGRTGADGLRWTPAQRTQALAAIKELRDSDFPLSLTTDHWTQITVLGVDVFHPSTGEVRSDGAEGIACWMIDTDYNQEAFFVRHAYFLGANDPYKALKTTLKAEIDPEAWASLNSDTSRPFPRPLSGRIAVKVINHLGDEVMKVFRV from the coding sequence ATGGCCAAATCCAAATCCGCCAAGCCAACCAAGCTGACCGTCGAGACCTTCAAGCACGAGGAGGCGACGCGCACGAACATCCCGACCGCCGAGTACCAGTCGGTGATGCGCGAGGACGAGAAGCAACCGATCCCCGTGACCTACCGGCGCGGACGCTCGGAGGGCGAAGCGGCCGGCGACGATGCGCTGGCGGGGGAGAAGGCGCGGCGCAACCGCGACCTGGACCCGCAGCTCGTCTGGCGCGGCAAGGACCAGCAGGACTGGTCCGACCTGGTGGTGCAGGCGCCGCCGCTGTACATCCAGGAGAAGGTAAATCCGAAGGTCATTATCGATGACCTTCGGGCGGTGGCTGGTGGTCGGCGGTCAGTGGCCGGTAGCGAAGGCGAAACGGGCGACCGATCACCGTCCGCCGGCCACCAGCTCGATCTGTTCGCCGACTTCAATGGACTCCCCGAGGAGGCGGATCGGACCGACTTCTACCGCCATGAAGGCCACTGGTCCAACCGCCTGATCCTGGGCGACAGCCTCCAGGTCATGGCCTCGCTCGCCGAGCGCGAGGGGCTGCGCGGCAAGGTGCAGTGCATCTACCTGGATCCACCCTACGGCATCAAGTTCAACTCCAACTTCCAGTGGTCCACCACCAGCCGCGACGTCAAGGACGGCAACCCCGACCACATCACCCGCGAGCCGGAGCAGGTCAAGGCGTTCCGCGACACCTGGCGCGACGGCATCCATTCCTATCTGACCTATCTGCGCGACCGACTCACCGTCGCGCGGGATCTACTCACCGAGTCCGGGTCGATCTTCGTGCAGATCGGGGATGAGAATGTGCATCGGGTGCGGGCGTTGATGGATGAGGTGTTTGGGGATTCGAACTTTGTATCGCTCATTCAGTTCTCTAAGACTTCATCCGCAAGTTCCGAGCTAATGCCTGGAGTCGCGGACTATGTGCTCTGGTATGCACGACAGATTGACCGGATGAAGTATCGACCGGTGTTCCGGCTCAAGCGACCTGGTGAAGAGGGAGCATCGAAGTACGACGCTGTAGAAGATGCCCGTGGCGTTCGCCGGCTGATGACGACCGCCGAACGGCAAAATCCGGAGCTTGTTCCTCCTGACTCTCGTGTCTATACGATCGACCAACTGACGAGCCAACGTCCACCTGGATCCGATCCGTTTGCGTTTCAGGGACAAACGTTTGTTCCAGTAACCGGCTATTGGAAGACCAGCGTTGCGGGGCTGAAGCGTCTGGCGGCTGCAAATCGTGTTGTAAAGGCCGGCAACCGGGTGCGATATGTTCGGTATCTCGACGATTTCTCGGTATTCACGCTCACGAATATGTGGACTGACACTGGGAGCGTCCAAAGCCGTTCAGACCCGAAGATTTACGTCGTCCAGTCAGCGACTGGCGTGATTCAACGCTGCATCCTCATGTCCACCGACCCCGGCGACCTCGTCCTCGACCCGACCTGCGGCTCCGGCACCACCGCCTACGTCGCCGAGCAATGGGGCCGGCGCTGGATCACCATCGACACCTCCCGCGTCGCCCTGGCGCTCGCCCGTGCCCGCATCATGGGCGCCCGCTATCCCTACTACCTGCTCGCCGACAGCCGCGCCGGCCAGCTCAAGGAGGCGGAGCTTCGCGGTGGCCGGTGGCCGGCGGCCGGTGGTCAGCAGGAGCCGGGCAGACCATTGACCACCGACCACAAATCACTGAAGCACGGCTTCGTCTACGAGCGCGTCCCGCACATCACCCTCAAGTCGATCGCCAACAACGCCGAGATCGACGTCATCTGGGAAGACTACGAGCGACGCTTGACACCCCTTCGCGAACAGATCAGCCGCCTCCTCGCCGACCACCGATCACCAATCACCGACCACCGCCTAGAGGAATGGGAAATCCCGCGCGAAGCGCCTCCTGACTGGCCACCGGCCACCGAGCCACTGATCACTGCCTTCTGGCGCGAGAGGATCGAGCGTCAGAAGGCCATCGACGCCTCCATCGCCGCCAAGGCCGACTTCGAGTACCTCTACGACAAGCCCTACGAGGACAAGAAGACCGTCCGCGTCGCCGGCCCCTTCACCGTCGAGAGCCTCTCGCCGCACCGCGTGCTCGGTCTGGACGAGGACGACGAGCTGATCGACCCCGTCGCTGAGTCGCAGGATGGCTACGGCGAGGAGCGCGACTTCGTCTCCATGATCCTGGAGAACCTCAAGACCGCCGGGGTCCAGCAGGCCCACAAGGAGGACCGCATCGACTTCACCGCACTCACGCCCTGGCCCGGCGACTTCATCTGTGCCGAGGGACGCTTCAGCGGTGACCAGTGGCCGGTGATCGGTGATCGGCAAGGCCCCTCACCGACCACTGACCACCAACAACCAACCACCGGACCCGGTGACCAGTGGCCAGTGGTCGGTGGTCGGCAAGACCCCTCACCAGCCACTGGCCACCAACCACCCACCACCAGACCCGGTGATCAGTGGCCAGTGGGCGGTGGTCGGCAAGACCCCTCACCAGCCACTGGCCACCAACCACCCACCACCAGACCCGGTGACCAGTGGCCAGTGATCGGTGGTCGGCAAGACCCCTCACCAGCCACTGGCCACCAACCACCCAACACCGGACCCGGTGACCAGTGGCCAGTGATCGGCGGTCGGCAAGACCCCTCACCGACCACTGACCACCAACAACCAACCACCGAAAAGCGCGCAGCGATCTTCATCGGCCCCGAGTTCGGGACGGTCTCCCGGCTCGATCTGGTCGAGGCCGCGCGCGAGGCCGGCGACGCGGGCTTCGATCTGCTCATCGCCTGCGCCTTCAACTACGATGCCCATTCCTCGGAATTCGCAAAGCTCGGGCGCATCCCGGTGCTCAAGGCGCGCATGAACGCCGACCTGCACATGGCCGAGGACCTCAAGAATACCGGCAAGGGCAACCTCTTCGTGGTCTTCGGCGAGCCGGACATTTCGGTGGTCAGTGGTCGGTGGCTGGTGACCCGTGGTGGGAGGATGGTGGTCGATTATGAGCGCGTTGCGGAGCTATCGGGACTTGGAAGTCTGGAGGCAATCAATGGAGCTGGCCGAGATGGTCTATCGGCTCTCCTCGAGCTTTCCACCGGAGGAACGATTCGGTCTGACCAGCCAGGTCCGGCGGGCGGCGACCTCGGTGCCGGCCAACATCGCGGAGGGGGCGGGGCGCTCGGGGACGGGGGAATTCCTCCAGTTCCTGGGTTACGCGAGCGGCTCCCTAGCCGAGACGGAGACGTTTCTGCTGCTGGCGAATCGTCTGGAGCTGGTCCCAAAGGGGCAAGTCACGGGCGTACTGGAGCAGACGGCCTGCGTTGGACGCCTGCTCAACGGACTCAAGCGCTCGCTGCGATCAAAGAGCTGAGGGACTCCGATTTCCCGCTGTCACTGACCACCGACCACTGGACACAGATCACCGTCCTTGGCGTCGACGTCTTCCATCCCAGCACCGGAGAGGTCCGCAGCGACGGCGCCGAGGGCATCGCCTGCTGGATGATCGACACCGACTACAATCAGGAGGCCTTCTTCGTCCGCCACGCCTACTTCCTCGGCGCGAACGATCCCTACAAGGCGCTCAAGACCACCCTCAAGGCCGAGATCGACCCGGAGGCCTGGGCCAGCCTCAACAGCGACACCTCTCGGCCCTTCCCCAGGCCGCTCTCCGGGCGCATCGCCGTCAAGGTCATCAACCACCTTGGCGACGAGGTGATGAAGGTATTTCGGGTGTAG
- a CDS encoding 3'-5' exonuclease, with translation MDFVIADTFTASLARLTSDEQKAVKTTAFDLQINPANPGMSLHKLDRARDQRFWSVRVSADLRLILHRTDASLMLCYVDHHDRAYRWAERRKLETHPTTGAAQLVEIRERVEEITIPRYVEATGVTAAPKPPLFSGLSDDALLGYGVPAEWLADARAANEDSLMDLVDHLPAEAGEALLELATGGKPRPIPSKVADPFAHPDALRRFRVMKNLEELAQALEFPWEKWTVFLHPSQREWVERDYSGPARVSGSAGTGKTIVALHRAVRLARTHPEARVLLTTFSEALAQSLRVKLRRLIGQEPSLAERLEVHALDTIGERLYRMHLGQARLATREDVRAAMRAASETIESHRFTLQFLMTEWRDVVDAWQLKDWAAYRDVRRLGRKTRLSEAQRATLWAIFEQVRADLDDQGLITRSRLFTELATKVAGRPPFDFAVIDEAQDLNVPQLRFLAALGTQRTDALFFAGDLGQRIFQQPFSWKSVGVDVRGRSRTLQVNYRTSHQIRAQADRLLAPELSDVDGNVETRGGTVSVFNGPAPHIQTFDHVDAEVAGVGAWLKKVASDTKPEEIGIFVRSDEQLDRACAALDAAGLPYQILDEGLVTTNGQIAVGTMHLAKGLEFKVVIVMACDDEVIPLQARIDNVGDDADLEEVYNTERHLLYVACTRARDRLFVSGVEPASEFLEDLAV, from the coding sequence ATGGACTTCGTCATTGCAGACACCTTCACGGCCAGTCTGGCACGCCTGACCAGCGACGAGCAGAAGGCGGTCAAGACCACGGCCTTCGATCTCCAGATCAACCCGGCCAATCCGGGCATGAGCCTGCACAAGCTCGACCGGGCGCGCGATCAGCGCTTCTGGTCGGTGCGGGTCAGTGCCGATCTGCGCCTCATCCTCCATCGCACCGACGCGAGCCTGATGCTCTGCTACGTCGATCATCACGACCGCGCCTATCGATGGGCCGAGCGGCGCAAGCTGGAGACGCACCCGACGACTGGCGCGGCGCAGCTTGTCGAGATCCGCGAGCGCGTCGAGGAGATCACCATTCCACGCTATGTCGAAGCCACTGGCGTAACAGCCGCGCCCAAGCCTCCGCTCTTCTCCGGCCTGTCCGACGACGCGCTCCTCGGTTACGGTGTCCCAGCCGAATGGTTGGCCGATGCCCGCGCCGCCAACGAAGACAGCCTGATGGACCTGGTGGATCACCTCCCGGCGGAGGCGGGCGAGGCGCTGTTGGAACTGGCTACCGGCGGCAAGCCACGGCCGATCCCCTCCAAGGTAGCGGATCCTTTTGCCCATCCCGACGCCTTGCGTCGCTTCCGGGTGATGAAGAATCTCGAGGAGCTGGCGCAGGCGCTCGAATTTCCCTGGGAGAAGTGGACCGTCTTCCTGCACCCGTCGCAACGGGAGTGGGTAGAGCGCGACTACAGCGGACCCGCGCGAGTCTCGGGTTCGGCGGGAACGGGCAAGACCATCGTCGCTCTGCATCGCGCCGTCCGTCTGGCTCGCACGCACCCCGAGGCGCGAGTGCTCTTGACGACCTTCTCCGAGGCGCTCGCCCAATCCCTGCGTGTCAAGCTGCGCCGCCTCATCGGACAAGAACCGAGCCTCGCCGAACGCCTGGAGGTCCACGCGCTGGATACCATCGGCGAGCGGCTCTATCGGATGCATCTCGGCCAAGCCCGCCTGGCCACGCGGGAGGACGTCAGGGCGGCCATGCGCGCGGCATCGGAGACGATCGAGTCGCATCGCTTCACACTCCAGTTCTTGATGACCGAGTGGCGAGATGTCGTCGACGCTTGGCAGCTGAAGGATTGGGCCGCCTATCGCGATGTCCGGCGCCTGGGGCGCAAGACGCGCCTGTCCGAGGCCCAGCGCGCAACGCTTTGGGCCATCTTCGAGCAGGTCCGCGCTGATCTCGACGACCAGGGTCTCATTACTCGGTCCAGGCTGTTCACGGAGCTGGCAACCAAGGTTGCAGGGCGCCCGCCCTTCGACTTCGCCGTCATCGACGAGGCACAGGATCTCAACGTTCCTCAACTGCGCTTCCTTGCAGCCCTCGGCACCCAGCGTACGGATGCACTCTTCTTCGCGGGCGATCTCGGTCAGCGCATCTTCCAGCAGCCCTTCTCTTGGAAGTCGGTCGGGGTCGACGTCCGAGGGCGATCACGCACGCTGCAGGTCAATTACCGCACCTCCCACCAGATCCGCGCCCAGGCCGATCGTCTGCTGGCACCGGAGCTGTCCGATGTCGACGGCAATGTGGAGACAAGGGGCGGGACCGTCTCGGTCTTCAACGGGCCCGCGCCGCATATCCAGACTTTCGACCACGTGGATGCCGAGGTTGCTGGCGTTGGCGCCTGGCTCAAGAAGGTCGCCTCTGACACCAAACCCGAGGAAATCGGCATCTTCGTGCGCTCCGATGAGCAGCTCGATCGCGCCTGCGCGGCACTCGATGCGGCCGGCCTCCCGTATCAGATCCTGGATGAGGGGCTCGTCACCACCAACGGTCAGATAGCGGTCGGCACGATGCACCTCGCGAAAGGCCTGGAGTTCAAGGTCGTCATCGTGATGGCCTGTGACGACGAGGTCATCCCGCTACAGGCGCGCATCGACAACGTCGGTGATGACGCCGACCTGGAAGAGGTCTACAACACCGAGCGGCACCTTCTCTATGTGGCATGCACACGAGCGAGGGATCGACTGTTCGTGTCCGGCGTGGAGCCAGCCTCCGAGTTCCTCGAAGATCTAGCTGTGTAG
- the htpX gene encoding protease HtpX has protein sequence MKRILLFVATNFAVLLVISIVFKLLGFEGLLHAGGVQLDYGAVLVYAALIGFSGSLISLFLSKTMAKRAMGVQIIETPTNPYERWLLDTVARLAREAGVATPEVGVFDSPQPNAFATGWNRNDALVAVSTGLTRQMAYDEVEAVLGHEMSHVANGDMVTLTLIQGVVNTFVVFLSTVIGHVVDRAVFKTERGHGPAYFIVSLLSQILLSILATMIVMWFSRYREFRADAGGARLAGREKMIGALRALQRQYEPQDLPSREFAAFGISGNIGEGLQALFMSHPPLEQRIAALQQATR, from the coding sequence ATGAAACGCATCTTGCTGTTCGTGGCGACCAACTTCGCCGTCCTGCTGGTCATCAGCATCGTCTTCAAGTTGCTCGGGTTCGAAGGCCTGCTGCACGCGGGCGGGGTCCAGCTCGACTATGGCGCGGTGCTGGTCTATGCGGCCCTGATCGGCTTCTCCGGATCGCTCATCTCGCTGTTCCTGTCCAAGACGATGGCCAAGCGCGCGATGGGGGTGCAGATCATCGAAACGCCCACGAACCCCTACGAGCGCTGGCTCCTCGACACGGTCGCGCGACTCGCCCGGGAGGCCGGCGTGGCGACGCCCGAGGTCGGGGTCTTCGACTCGCCGCAGCCGAACGCCTTCGCCACCGGCTGGAACCGCAACGACGCCCTGGTCGCTGTCAGCACCGGCCTGACCCGGCAGATGGCCTACGACGAGGTGGAAGCGGTACTCGGTCACGAGATGAGCCACGTGGCGAACGGCGACATGGTCACGCTGACCCTGATCCAGGGCGTCGTCAACACCTTCGTCGTCTTCCTCTCGACCGTCATCGGCCACGTCGTCGATCGTGCGGTCTTCAAGACCGAGCGGGGCCACGGGCCTGCCTATTTCATCGTATCCCTGCTCTCGCAGATCCTGCTCTCGATCCTCGCCACCATGATCGTCATGTGGTTCTCTCGCTATCGGGAGTTCCGCGCCGACGCCGGCGGCGCACGCCTTGCCGGGCGCGAGAAGATGATCGGCGCCCTGCGAGCGCTGCAACGCCAGTACGAGCCGCAGGACCTCCCGTCCCGCGAGTTCGCGGCCTTCGGCATCTCGGGCAATATCGGCGAGGGTCTCCAGGCCCTGTTCATGAGCCATCCGCCGCTCGAGCAGCGCATCGCGGCACTGCAACAGGCGACGCGCTGA
- a CDS encoding di-heme-cytochrome C peroxidase: MSRIAIRGPSVLTTLVLLAGCAAELPDTEPVREVRWLAQNWSPEERFWFHYAAQGTASVLVPYDWFLALEQPRLWGFGEPKLFADPDYLTRYGFIPGATSVEEEVGAGSAERRYGNAAAYDATRFPGNPDGLPVGFARTPASRNPMSDQDQLGFTCAACHTGQLEYNGVSLRIDGGPAVTNLGRFEENLILALLYTRYVPFRFDRFAERALGPDHDDKAYDELKREFGAYVSQVEGLAKGSKGREKALMSAGGAPKVEEGFARLDALNRIGNQLFVIDMLGAEGLDFDVFDNWVAVDAPVSFPQIWTTSWFTWVQYDASVEQPMVRNVGEAMGVAAQVNVGHPGPSLYRSSVQVREIAAMERLLAGAVPPTQARRFTGLNSPKWPEDLLGQIDPARRERGAALYAQYCAGCHLPPPTEPGFWDDAHWTGPTASGERFLKLEEIPLAEIGTDPAQAMILGRRPIKVPEYLNVDLTSRCNDPSDEIVTETPFAFALASVVGHTIDAWYDAHQVPPAERERLDGERPNCVKASEVYKARPLNGVWATPPFLHNASVPTLWDLLSPVAERPTEFCTGTHGFDPKKVGYETTCRDGDFHLDTRLAGNRNTGHEFRDGPRKEGVIGPALSTEQRWDLIEYLKGL; the protein is encoded by the coding sequence GTGAGCAGAATTGCGATCCGCGGACCGAGCGTCCTGACCACCCTGGTCCTGTTGGCCGGCTGTGCAGCGGAACTGCCCGACACGGAGCCGGTGCGCGAGGTCCGTTGGCTGGCGCAGAACTGGAGCCCGGAGGAGCGCTTTTGGTTTCACTACGCGGCGCAAGGGACGGCGAGCGTCCTGGTCCCTTACGACTGGTTTTTGGCATTGGAGCAGCCCCGTCTGTGGGGATTCGGCGAGCCGAAGCTGTTCGCCGATCCGGACTATCTGACCCGCTATGGCTTCATCCCTGGCGCGACCAGTGTCGAGGAGGAGGTTGGCGCGGGCTCGGCCGAGCGACGCTACGGCAACGCGGCGGCCTACGACGCGACCCGCTTCCCGGGGAATCCCGATGGCCTGCCCGTCGGCTTCGCCCGCACCCCGGCGAGTCGGAATCCGATGAGCGATCAGGATCAGCTGGGCTTCACCTGCGCCGCCTGCCACACCGGTCAGTTGGAGTACAACGGTGTCAGCCTGCGCATCGACGGTGGGCCGGCGGTCACGAACCTGGGGCGTTTCGAGGAGAACCTGATCCTGGCGCTGCTCTACACGCGCTATGTGCCGTTTCGCTTCGATCGTTTCGCCGAGCGCGCGTTGGGGCCGGATCACGACGACAAAGCCTATGACGAGCTGAAGCGCGAGTTCGGTGCCTATGTCTCGCAGGTCGAGGGGCTGGCCAAGGGCTCGAAAGGCCGCGAGAAGGCGCTGATGAGCGCTGGCGGGGCGCCGAAGGTCGAGGAGGGCTTCGCGCGCCTCGATGCGCTGAATCGGATCGGCAATCAGCTCTTCGTCATCGACATGCTCGGCGCGGAGGGACTGGATTTCGACGTCTTCGACAACTGGGTCGCAGTCGATGCCCCGGTCAGCTTCCCGCAAATCTGGACGACTTCCTGGTTCACCTGGGTCCAGTACGACGCCTCTGTCGAGCAACCGATGGTCCGTAACGTGGGCGAGGCGATGGGTGTGGCCGCGCAGGTCAACGTCGGCCATCCGGGCCCGTCGCTCTATCGCTCGTCGGTCCAGGTGCGCGAGATCGCCGCGATGGAACGCCTGTTGGCCGGCGCCGTGCCGCCGACGCAGGCGCGTCGCTTCACGGGCCTGAACTCGCCGAAGTGGCCCGAGGATCTGCTCGGCCAGATCGATCCGGCTCGGCGCGAACGCGGCGCCGCGCTCTATGCGCAGTACTGTGCCGGCTGTCACCTGCCGCCGCCGACCGAGCCAGGCTTCTGGGATGACGCACATTGGACGGGACCGACCGCCTCGGGCGAGCGCTTTCTCAAGCTCGAGGAGATCCCGCTGGCGGAGATCGGCACCGATCCGGCGCAGGCCATGATCCTCGGTCGGCGTCCGATCAAGGTGCCCGAGTACTTGAACGTCGACCTGACCTCGCGCTGCAACGATCCAAGTGACGAGATCGTCACCGAGACTCCGTTCGCCTTCGCGCTGGCCTCGGTGGTCGGGCACACGATCGATGCTTGGTACGACGCTCATCAGGTGCCCCCCGCCGAGCGTGAGCGGCTCGATGGCGAGCGTCCTAACTGCGTCAAGGCCTCCGAGGTCTACAAGGCGCGTCCACTCAACGGCGTTTGGGCGACCCCGCCCTTCTTGCACAACGCCTCCGTGCCGACCCTCTGGGATCTGCTGTCTCCGGTCGCCGAACGGCCCACTGAGTTCTGCACCGGTACCCACGGTTTCGATCCGAAGAAGGTCGGCTACGAGACCACCTGCCGCGACGGTGATTTCCACCTCGATACCCGGCTCGCGGGCAATCGCAACACGGGCCATGAATTTCGCGACGGCCCGCGAAAGGAAGGGGTCATCGGCCCGGCGTTGAGCACCGAGCAGCGCTGGGACCTGATCGAGTACTTGAAAGGCCTGTGA
- a CDS encoding HEPN domain-containing protein has protein sequence MSPDRYLDKARRALASARLLLEDGDTEGACNRAYYAMFDAAHAALLAGVPDFNTGSTKTHRGLIAALGRYLIVPGHLPDTLGRALNQVERVRLLADYTGEGIDACKARWAIQQAAEFLSQIEASISIDR, from the coding sequence GTGAGCCCAGATCGCTATCTGGACAAGGCGCGACGCGCGCTCGCCTCGGCGCGCTTGCTGCTGGAGGACGGCGACACCGAGGGCGCCTGTAACCGTGCCTACTACGCCATGTTCGATGCCGCGCATGCGGCGCTGCTTGCCGGGGTCCCGGACTTCAACACCGGCTCGACCAAAACCCATCGCGGTCTGATCGCGGCCTTGGGTCGGTATCTGATTGTCCCTGGCCACCTGCCGGACACACTGGGTCGCGCGCTCAACCAGGTCGAGCGCGTCCGACTGCTCGCCGATTACACCGGTGAGGGCATCGACGCATGCAAGGCACGTTGGGCAATCCAACAGGCCGCCGAGTTTCTCAGCCAGATCGAGGCCTCAATCTCCATCGACCGCTAG